A window of Leclercia adecarboxylata contains these coding sequences:
- the pflB gene encoding formate C-acetyltransferase: protein MSELNEKLATAWEGFAKGDWQNEVNVRDFIQKNYTPYEGDESFLAGATDATTALWDSVMEGVKQENRTHAPVDFDTSIASTITSHDAGYINKSLEKIVGLQTEAPLKRAIIPFGGIKMVEGSCKAYNRELDPMLKKIFTEYRKTHNQGVFDVYTKDILNCRKSGVLTGLPDAYGRGRIIGDYRRVALYGIDFLLKDKYSQFLSLQSDLENGVNLEATIRLREEIAEQHRALGQIKEMAAKYGCDISGPATNAQEAIQWTYFGYLAAVKSQNGAAMSFGRVSTFLDAYIERDLKAGKITEQDAQEMIDHLVMKLRMVRFLRTPEYDELFSGDPIWATESIAGMGVDGRTLVTKNSFRFLNTLYTMGPSPEPNITVLWSEKLPLNFKKFAAKVSIDTSSLQYENDDLMRPDFNNDDYAIACCVSPMVVGKQMQFFGARANLAKTMLYAINGGVDEKLKMQVGPKSEPIKGDVLNYDEVMDRMDHFMDWLAKQYVTALNVIHYMHDKYSYEASLMALHDRDVVRTMACGIAGLSVAADSLSAIKYAKVKPIRDEDGLAVDFEIEGEYPQFGNNDARVDDMAVDLVERFMKKIQKLTTYRNAIPTQSVLTITSNVVYGKKTGNTPDGRRAGAPFGPGANPMHGRDQKGAVASLTSVAKLPFAYAKDGISYTFSIVPNALGKDDEVRKTNLAGLMDGYFHHEASIEGGQHLNVNVMNREMLLDAMEHPEKYPQLTIRVSGYAVRFNSLTKEQQKDVITRTFTQSM, encoded by the coding sequence ATGTCCGAACTTAATGAAAAGTTAGCCACAGCCTGGGAAGGTTTTGCCAAAGGTGATTGGCAAAATGAAGTCAACGTTCGTGACTTCATCCAGAAGAACTACACCCCATATGAAGGTGACGAATCCTTCCTGGCCGGTGCTACCGACGCGACCACTGCCCTGTGGGACAGCGTTATGGAAGGCGTTAAGCAGGAAAACCGCACTCACGCGCCTGTTGATTTCGACACCTCCATCGCGTCCACTATCACTTCACATGACGCGGGCTATATCAACAAGTCCCTCGAGAAGATCGTTGGTCTGCAAACTGAAGCGCCACTGAAACGTGCAATTATCCCGTTCGGTGGTATCAAAATGGTTGAAGGTTCCTGCAAAGCGTACAATCGCGAGCTGGACCCAATGCTGAAAAAAATCTTCACCGAATACCGTAAAACCCATAACCAGGGTGTATTCGATGTTTATACCAAAGACATCCTGAACTGCCGTAAATCTGGCGTTCTGACCGGTCTGCCAGATGCGTATGGCCGTGGCCGTATCATCGGTGACTACCGTCGCGTTGCGCTGTACGGTATCGACTTCCTGCTGAAAGACAAATATTCCCAGTTCCTGTCACTGCAGTCCGATCTGGAAAATGGCGTAAATCTGGAAGCGACTATCCGTCTGCGTGAAGAAATCGCTGAACAGCACCGTGCGCTGGGTCAGATCAAAGAGATGGCAGCGAAATACGGTTGCGATATCTCTGGTCCTGCGACCAACGCTCAGGAAGCTATCCAGTGGACCTACTTCGGTTACCTGGCCGCGGTTAAGTCTCAGAACGGTGCAGCAATGTCCTTCGGCCGCGTATCCACCTTCCTGGATGCGTACATCGAACGTGACCTGAAAGCAGGCAAAATCACTGAACAAGATGCTCAGGAAATGATTGACCACCTGGTCATGAAACTGCGTATGGTTCGCTTCCTGCGTACCCCTGAGTATGATGAACTGTTCTCTGGTGACCCAATCTGGGCAACTGAATCCATCGCCGGTATGGGCGTTGATGGCCGTACCCTGGTGACCAAAAACAGCTTCCGCTTCCTGAACACCCTGTACACCATGGGGCCATCTCCGGAGCCGAACATCACCGTTCTGTGGTCTGAAAAACTGCCACTGAACTTCAAAAAATTTGCCGCTAAAGTGTCCATCGACACCTCTTCTCTGCAGTACGAGAACGATGACCTGATGCGTCCTGACTTCAACAACGATGACTACGCTATCGCTTGCTGCGTAAGCCCAATGGTTGTTGGTAAACAAATGCAGTTCTTCGGTGCGCGTGCAAACCTGGCGAAAACCATGCTGTACGCAATCAACGGCGGCGTTGATGAAAAACTGAAAATGCAGGTTGGTCCTAAGTCTGAGCCGATCAAAGGCGACGTGCTGAACTATGACGAAGTCATGGATCGTATGGATCACTTCATGGACTGGCTGGCTAAACAGTACGTCACCGCACTGAACGTCATTCACTACATGCACGACAAGTACAGCTATGAAGCTTCTCTGATGGCACTGCACGACCGTGACGTGGTTCGCACCATGGCATGTGGTATCGCAGGTCTGTCCGTTGCTGCTGACTCCCTGTCTGCAATCAAATATGCGAAAGTTAAACCAATTCGTGACGAAGACGGTCTGGCTGTTGACTTCGAAATCGAAGGCGAATATCCGCAGTTTGGTAACAACGACGCTCGCGTTGATGACATGGCGGTTGACCTGGTAGAACGTTTCATGAAGAAAATTCAGAAACTGACTACTTATCGTAATGCTATCCCGACTCAGTCTGTTCTGACCATCACCTCTAACGTTGTGTATGGTAAGAAAACCGGTAACACCCCAGACGGTCGTCGTGCTGGCGCGCCATTCGGACCAGGTGCTAACCCAATGCACGGTCGTGACCAGAAAGGTGCAGTGGCCTCTCTGACCTCCGTTGCGAAACTGCCGTTTGCTTACGCTAAAGATGGTATCTCCTACACCTTCTCTATCGTTCCAAATGCGCTGGGTAAAGACGACGAAGTGCGTAAAACTAACCTCGCGGGTCTGATGGATGGTTACTTCCACCACGAAGCGTCCATCGAAGGTGGTCAGCACCTGAACGTGAACGTAATGAACCGTGAAATGCTGCTCGACGCGATGGAACACCCTGAGAAATATCCTCAGCTGACCATCCGTGTATCTGGCTATGCAGTGCGTTTCAACTCACTGACTAAAGAGCAGCAGAAAGACGTTATTACCCGTACTTTCACTCAGTCCATGTAA
- the focA gene encoding formate transporter FocA, with protein MKADNPFDLLLPAAMAKVAEEAGVYKATKQPLTTFFLAITAGVFISIAFVFYITATTGTAGMPFGIAKLIGGICFSLGLILCVICGADLFTSTVLIVVAKASGRITWGQLAKNWLNVYVGNLVGCLLFVLLMWLSGEYMTANGAWGLNVLQTADHKVHHTFIEAVALGILANLMVCLAVWMSYSGRSLMDKAMIMVLPVAMFVASGFEHSIANMFMIPFGIVIRDFASPEFWTAIGSSPENFSHLTVMNFITDNLIPVTIGNIIGGGLLVGLTYWVIYLRGDNHH; from the coding sequence GTGAAAGCTGACAACCCTTTTGATCTATTACTCCCAGCTGCGATGGCAAAAGTTGCCGAAGAAGCGGGTGTCTATAAAGCAACGAAACAACCGCTGACGACGTTCTTCCTGGCGATTACTGCCGGGGTGTTCATCTCCATTGCCTTTGTTTTCTATATCACTGCAACCACCGGTACAGCGGGGATGCCTTTCGGTATTGCTAAGCTGATTGGCGGCATCTGTTTCTCACTGGGTCTGATTCTGTGCGTGATTTGCGGCGCCGACCTCTTTACGTCCACGGTTCTTATTGTCGTAGCGAAAGCCAGCGGCAGGATCACCTGGGGCCAACTGGCCAAAAACTGGCTCAACGTTTACGTTGGCAACCTGGTTGGCTGTCTGCTCTTTGTTCTGTTGATGTGGTTGTCGGGTGAATATATGACCGCCAACGGCGCATGGGGACTAAACGTCCTGCAAACCGCCGACCACAAAGTACACCATACATTTATTGAAGCCGTTGCTCTTGGCATCCTCGCAAACCTGATGGTCTGCCTGGCGGTCTGGATGAGCTACTCCGGACGCAGCCTGATGGACAAAGCCATGATTATGGTTCTGCCTGTCGCGATGTTTGTCGCCAGCGGCTTTGAACACAGCATTGCAAACATGTTTATGATCCCTTTCGGAATCGTAATCCGTGACTTTGCCAGCCCGGAGTTCTGGACCGCCATCGGTTCAAGCCCGGAAAATTTCTCTCACCTGACCGTTATGAACTTCATTACTGATAACCTGATCCCAGTCACAATCGGGAACATTATCGGCGGTGGTCTGCTGGTTGGGTTGACATACTGGGTCATTTACCTGCGTGGCGATAACCACCATTAA
- the ycaO gene encoding 30S ribosomal protein S12 methylthiotransferase accessory factor YcaO, with protein sequence MTQTFIPGKDAALEDSIARFQQKLTDLGFNIEEASWLNPVPHVWSVHIRDKECALCFTNGKGATKKAALASALGEYFERLSTNYFFADFWLGDTVANGPFVHYPNEKWFPLTEDDELPEGILDDRLRAFYDLDNQLTASMLVDLQSGNEDRGICALPFTRQSDEQTVYIPMNIVGNLYVSNGMSAGNTRNEARVQGLSEVFERHIKNRIIAESISLPEIPADVLARYPGVVESIAKLEDEGFPIFAYDGSLGGKYPVICVVLFNPANGTCFASFGAHPDFGVALERTVTELLQGRSLKDLDVFTPPTFDDEEVAEHANLETHFIDSSGSISWDMFKQDADYPFVDWSFSGTTEEEFATLMAIFNAEDQEVYIADYEHLGVYACRILVPGMSDIYPVEDLWLANNSMGAHLRETLLALPESAWEKEDYLNLITQLDDEGHDDFTRVRELLGLATGKDNGWYTLRIGELKAMLALAGGDLEQALIWTEWTIEFNASVFSAERANYYRCLQTLLLLAQEEDRQPLQYLNAFTRMYGAEAVENASAALSGEAPFYGLQAVDSDLKAFPAHQSLLKAYEKLQKAKDAYWGK encoded by the coding sequence ATGACTCAAACGTTTATCCCCGGCAAAGACGCCGCTCTGGAAGATTCCATCGCTCGCTTCCAGCAAAAACTGACCGATTTGGGCTTTAACATCGAAGAGGCCTCCTGGCTTAATCCGGTTCCCCACGTCTGGTCTGTGCATATTCGCGATAAAGAGTGTGCGCTGTGCTTTACCAACGGCAAAGGCGCGACCAAAAAAGCGGCGCTGGCCTCTGCGCTGGGTGAGTATTTTGAGCGTCTGTCCACCAACTATTTCTTTGCCGATTTCTGGCTGGGCGACACCGTGGCGAATGGCCCGTTTGTTCACTACCCGAATGAAAAATGGTTCCCGCTGACCGAAGATGACGAACTGCCGGAAGGGATCCTCGACGATCGGCTGCGCGCCTTCTACGATCTGGACAATCAGCTGACCGCCAGCATGCTGGTCGATCTGCAGTCAGGTAATGAAGATCGCGGTATCTGCGCCCTGCCGTTTACCCGCCAGTCTGACGAGCAAACCGTCTATATTCCGATGAACATCGTCGGTAACCTGTATGTTTCTAACGGTATGTCCGCCGGTAACACCCGCAACGAAGCGCGCGTACAGGGTCTGTCCGAGGTGTTTGAGCGTCATATCAAAAACCGTATTATCGCGGAATCCATCAGCCTGCCGGAGATCCCGGCTGACGTGCTGGCCCGCTACCCGGGCGTGGTGGAGTCCATCGCCAAACTGGAAGACGAAGGCTTCCCAATCTTCGCTTACGACGGCTCCCTGGGCGGTAAGTATCCGGTCATCTGCGTGGTGCTGTTCAACCCGGCGAACGGCACCTGCTTCGCCTCCTTCGGGGCACACCCTGACTTCGGCGTAGCGCTGGAGCGTACCGTTACCGAACTGCTGCAGGGCCGTAGCCTGAAAGATCTCGACGTGTTCACACCGCCGACGTTCGATGACGAAGAAGTGGCTGAACATGCCAACCTGGAAACACATTTCATCGACTCCAGCGGTTCTATCTCCTGGGATATGTTCAAGCAGGACGCGGATTATCCGTTTGTTGACTGGAGCTTCTCAGGCACGACAGAAGAAGAGTTCGCCACGTTGATGGCAATCTTTAATGCCGAAGATCAGGAAGTGTATATCGCCGATTACGAGCACCTGGGCGTTTACGCCTGCCGTATTCTGGTGCCAGGCATGTCTGACATCTATCCGGTGGAAGATCTGTGGCTGGCGAACAACAGCATGGGTGCGCACCTGCGCGAAACCCTGCTGGCCCTGCCTGAGAGCGCGTGGGAGAAAGAGGACTATCTGAACCTTATTACCCAACTGGACGACGAAGGTCACGACGACTTTACCCGCGTACGTGAATTACTGGGTCTGGCAACGGGCAAAGACAATGGCTGGTACACCCTGCGTATTGGCGAACTGAAAGCGATGCTGGCCCTGGCGGGCGGCGATCTCGAACAGGCGCTGATCTGGACAGAATGGACCATCGAGTTCAACGCCTCGGTGTTCAGCGCAGAGCGTGCGAACTACTACCGTTGTCTGCAGACCCTGCTGTTGCTGGCGCAGGAAGAAGATCGTCAGCCGCTGCAGTACCTGAACGCCTTTACCCGCATGTACGGTGCCGAAGCGGTAGAGAACGCCAGTGCAGCCCTGAGCGGCGAAGCGCCATTCTATGGCCTGCAGGCAGTAGACAGCGATCTGAAAGCCTTCCCTGCGCATCAGTCGTTGCTGAAAGCCTACGAGAAATTGCAGAAGGCCAAAGATGCGTACTGGGGTAAATAA
- a CDS encoding YetF domain-containing protein, with protein sequence MKAFDLQRMAFDKVPVEFLGEVALRSLYTFILVFLFLKLTGRRGVRQMSLFEVLIILTLGSAAGDVAFYDDVPMVPVFVVFISLAVLYRLVMWLMSKSEKLEDLLEGKPVVIIEEGKLAWDKVKGANMTEFEFFMELRNSSVEHLGQIRLAIMETNGQISIYYYANEDVKPGLCILPAEYVERYTHVPSSQEYACVRCGHIEAMAAGDHKLCPRCANPEWSKVSRAKRIA encoded by the coding sequence ATGAAAGCATTCGATCTTCAACGAATGGCCTTCGATAAAGTACCCGTTGAGTTTTTAGGCGAGGTCGCGCTGCGAAGTCTCTACACCTTTATACTGGTTTTTCTGTTTCTTAAACTTACCGGGCGGCGCGGTGTGCGCCAGATGTCGCTCTTTGAAGTGTTAATCATTCTGACGCTGGGGTCGGCGGCCGGGGACGTGGCGTTTTATGACGATGTGCCGATGGTACCGGTGTTCGTCGTTTTTATTTCGCTGGCCGTGCTCTACCGGCTGGTCATGTGGCTCATGTCCAAAAGCGAAAAGCTGGAGGATTTGCTGGAAGGTAAGCCTGTCGTCATCATCGAAGAGGGCAAACTGGCCTGGGATAAGGTCAAAGGCGCCAATATGACCGAATTTGAGTTTTTTATGGAGCTTCGCAACAGCAGCGTTGAACATCTCGGGCAGATTCGGCTGGCCATTATGGAAACGAATGGCCAGATCAGTATTTATTACTATGCCAATGAAGACGTAAAGCCTGGATTATGTATCCTGCCGGCTGAATACGTTGAGCGGTACACCCATGTTCCTTCGTCACAGGAATACGCCTGCGTACGCTGTGGTCACATTGAGGCCATGGCCGCCGGAGATCATAAATTGTGCCCACGCTGCGCGAATCCAGAATGGTCGAAGGTTAGCCGGGCCAAACGCATTGCCTGA
- the serC gene encoding 3-phosphoserine/phosphohydroxythreonine transaminase, which translates to MAQVYNFSSGPAMLPADVLKQAQQELCDWNGLGTSVMEVSHRGKEFIQVAEEAEADFRFLLNIPSNYKVLFCHGGGRGQFAGIPLNLLGDKTTADYVDAGYWAASAVKEAHKYCTPNVIDAKVTVDGLRAVKPMSEWQLSGDAAYLHYCPNETIDGIAIHEEPAFGDEVVVTADFSSTILSSPLDVSRYGVIYAGAQKNIGPAGLTIVIVREDLLGKAHKACPSILDYSVLNDNDSMFNTPPTFAWYLSGLVFKWLRNNGGVAQMDKINQQKSELLYSVIDGSDFYRNDVAKANRSRMNVPFQLADSNLDKLFLEESFAAGLHALKGHRVVGGMRASIYNAMPFEGVKALTDFMTDFERRHG; encoded by the coding sequence ATGGCTCAGGTCTATAATTTTAGTTCAGGTCCGGCAATGTTACCGGCGGATGTGCTCAAACAGGCTCAACAGGAGCTGTGTGACTGGAACGGTCTTGGCACGTCAGTGATGGAAGTCAGCCATCGTGGTAAAGAGTTTATTCAGGTAGCGGAAGAGGCTGAAGCAGATTTTCGTTTCCTGCTGAACATCCCCTCAAACTACAAAGTATTATTCTGCCATGGCGGTGGCCGCGGTCAGTTTGCGGGCATCCCGCTGAACCTGCTGGGCGACAAAACTACGGCGGACTATGTTGATGCCGGTTACTGGGCGGCGAGCGCGGTAAAAGAAGCGCATAAATACTGCACCCCGAACGTCATCGATGCCAAAGTCACCGTTGACGGTTTGCGTGCCGTGAAACCGATGAGCGAATGGCAGCTCTCCGGGGATGCGGCCTACCTGCACTACTGCCCGAATGAAACCATCGACGGTATTGCCATCCACGAAGAGCCAGCCTTTGGCGATGAAGTGGTTGTGACCGCGGACTTCTCCTCTACCATTCTCTCTTCCCCGCTGGATGTCAGCCGTTACGGCGTGATCTACGCAGGTGCACAGAAAAATATCGGCCCGGCCGGCCTGACGATTGTTATCGTACGTGAAGATTTACTGGGTAAAGCCCACAAAGCCTGTCCGTCGATTCTGGATTACAGCGTGCTGAACGATAACGACTCAATGTTCAACACCCCGCCAACCTTCGCATGGTATCTCTCTGGCCTGGTCTTCAAGTGGCTCAGAAACAACGGCGGTGTGGCGCAAATGGACAAGATCAACCAGCAGAAGTCTGAGCTACTCTACAGCGTGATCGACGGCAGCGACTTCTACCGCAATGACGTCGCCAAAGCGAACCGTTCCCGCATGAACGTGCCGTTCCAGCTGGCCGACAGCAATCTCGATAAGCTGTTCCTGGAAGAGTCTTTCGCTGCGGGTCTGCATGCCCTGAAGGGCCACCGTGTGGTCGGCGGAATGCGTGCGTCTATCTATAATGCCATGCCGTTCGAAGGCGTTAAGGCTCTGACCGACTTCATGACCGACTTCGAACGTCGTCACGGTTAA
- the aroA gene encoding 3-phosphoshikimate 1-carboxyvinyltransferase, with protein sequence MESLTLQPIARVDGTINLPGSKSVSNRALLLAALANGTTVLTNLLDSDDVRHMLNALKALGVHYTLSADRTRCEVTGNAGALHSADALELFLGNAGTAMRPLAAALCLGSNDIVLTGEPRMKERPIGHLVDALRQGGAQIDYLEQENYPPLRLRGGFSGGEVAVDGSVSSQFLTALLMTAPLAPQDTIITIKGDLVSRPYIDITLHLMKTFGVEVDNQNYQRFVVHGGQQYQTPGNYLVEGDASSASYFLAAGAIKGGTVKVTGIGRNSVQGDIRFADVLEKMGAIVTWGDDFISCTHGELNAIDMDMNHIPDAAMTIATAALFAKGTTTLRNIYNWRVKETDRLFAMATELRKVGAEVEEGEDYIRVTPPAKLQVAEIGTYNDHRMAMCFSLVALSDTPVTILDPKCTAKTFPDYFDQLARISTLA encoded by the coding sequence ATGGAATCCCTGACGTTACAACCTATTGCGCGGGTGGATGGCACCATTAATCTGCCTGGTTCAAAAAGTGTCTCGAACCGCGCCTTGCTGCTGGCAGCGCTGGCAAACGGCACCACTGTTCTCACTAACCTGCTGGACAGCGATGACGTTCGCCATATGCTCAATGCGCTGAAAGCGTTGGGAGTCCACTATACCTTGTCCGCCGATCGTACCCGTTGCGAAGTCACCGGCAACGCCGGTGCGCTGCACTCCGCTGACGCGCTGGAGCTGTTCCTTGGCAATGCCGGTACGGCGATGCGCCCGCTGGCAGCGGCCCTGTGTCTGGGCAGCAATGACATCGTGCTGACCGGCGAACCGCGCATGAAAGAGCGCCCGATTGGCCATCTGGTGGATGCGCTGCGTCAGGGCGGCGCGCAGATCGATTATCTGGAACAGGAAAACTATCCGCCGCTGCGTCTGCGCGGTGGCTTTAGCGGCGGCGAAGTGGCGGTAGACGGCAGCGTATCCAGCCAGTTTCTGACCGCACTGCTGATGACCGCGCCGCTGGCACCTCAGGATACCATTATCACCATTAAGGGTGACCTGGTTTCCAGACCGTACATTGATATCACGCTGCACCTGATGAAAACCTTCGGCGTTGAGGTCGACAACCAGAACTACCAGCGTTTTGTGGTGCACGGGGGCCAGCAGTACCAGACGCCGGGTAATTACCTGGTAGAAGGTGATGCCTCATCGGCCTCCTACTTCCTGGCGGCGGGTGCCATTAAAGGCGGCACGGTAAAAGTGACCGGTATTGGCCGTAACAGCGTGCAGGGGGATATCCGCTTTGCCGATGTGCTCGAGAAAATGGGGGCCATCGTGACCTGGGGTGATGACTTTATCTCCTGTACTCACGGCGAGCTGAATGCCATTGATATGGACATGAACCATATCCCCGATGCGGCGATGACCATTGCCACCGCGGCGCTGTTTGCCAAAGGCACCACCACGCTGCGTAATATCTACAACTGGCGCGTGAAAGAGACCGATCGCCTGTTCGCTATGGCGACCGAGCTGCGTAAAGTCGGCGCCGAAGTGGAAGAGGGCGAAGATTACATTCGCGTAACCCCTCCGGCGAAACTGCAGGTTGCGGAGATTGGCACCTATAACGATCACCGCATGGCAATGTGCTTCTCGCTGGTGGCGCTGTCGGATACGCCGGTCACCATTCTGGATCCGAAATGTACCGCGAAAACCTTCCCGGACTATTTCGACCAGCTGGCGCGCATCAGTACCCTGGCCTGA
- the cmk gene encoding (d)CMP kinase, whose amino-acid sequence MTAIAPVITIDGPSGAGKGTLCKAMAEALQWHLLDSGAIYRVLALAALHHHVDVASEEALVPLAAHLDVRFVSTNGNLEVILEGEDVSGEIRTQEVANAASQVAAFPRVREALLRRQRAFRDAPGLIADGRDMGTVVFPDAPVKIFLDASSEERAQRRMLQLQEKGFSVNFERLLSEIKERDDRDRNRAVAPLVPADDALVLDSTSLTIEQVIEKALQYARQKLAIA is encoded by the coding sequence ATGACGGCAATTGCCCCGGTTATCACCATTGACGGGCCAAGTGGCGCAGGTAAAGGCACGCTGTGCAAAGCGATGGCGGAAGCACTGCAATGGCATCTTTTAGATTCGGGCGCAATCTATCGTGTGCTGGCGCTGGCTGCATTGCACCATCATGTTGATGTCGCCTCTGAAGAGGCGCTGGTACCGCTGGCCGCCCATCTGGATGTGCGTTTTGTCTCCACCAACGGCAATCTGGAAGTGATCCTCGAAGGGGAAGATGTGAGCGGTGAGATCCGCACCCAGGAAGTGGCGAACGCCGCCTCTCAGGTTGCCGCTTTTCCGCGCGTTCGCGAGGCGCTTTTACGCCGCCAGCGCGCTTTCCGCGATGCACCCGGCCTGATCGCCGACGGACGCGACATGGGAACCGTAGTTTTCCCTGATGCGCCGGTGAAAATTTTCCTTGACGCTTCCTCGGAAGAGCGCGCGCAGCGCCGCATGCTACAGTTGCAGGAAAAGGGCTTTAGTGTTAACTTTGAACGTCTTTTGTCTGAGATAAAAGAGCGCGACGATCGCGACCGTAATCGCGCCGTTGCACCGCTTGTTCCCGCAGATGATGCATTAGTTCTGGATTCTACCAGTTTAACTATTGAGCAAGTGATTGAAAAAGCGCTACAATATGCGCGCCAAAAACTGGCAATCGCGTAA
- the rpsA gene encoding 30S ribosomal protein S1, whose product MTESFAQLFEESLKEIETRPGSIVRGVVVAIDKDIVLVDAGLKSESAIPAEQFKNAQGELEIQVGDEVDVALDAVEDGFGETLLSREKAKRHEAWITLEKAYEEAETVVGVINGKVKGGFTVELNGIRAFLPGSLVDVRPVRDTLHLEGKELEFKVIKLDQKRNNVVVSRRAVIESENSAERDQLLENLQEGMEVKGIVKNLTDYGAFVDLGGVDGLLHITDMAWKRVKHPSEIVNVGDEITVKVLKFDRERTRVSLGLKQLGEDPWVAIAKRYPEGTKLTGRVTNLTDYGCFVEIEEGVEGLVHVSEMDWTNKNIHPSKVVNVGDVVEVMVLDIDEERRRISLGLKQCKNNPWQQFAETHNKGDRVEGKIKSITDFGIFIGLDGGIDGLVHLSDISWNVAGEEAVREYKKGDEIAAVVLQVDAERERISLGVKQLAEDPFNNWVALNKKGAIVNGKVTAVDAKGATVELADGVEGYLRASEASRDRVEDATLVLSVGDDVEAKFTGVDRKNRAISLSVRAKDEADEKDAIATVNKQEDANFSNNAMAEAFKAAKGE is encoded by the coding sequence ATGACTGAATCTTTTGCTCAACTGTTTGAAGAATCCTTAAAAGAAATCGAAACCCGTCCGGGTTCCATCGTTCGTGGTGTTGTTGTTGCTATCGACAAAGATATTGTACTGGTTGACGCCGGTCTGAAATCTGAGTCTGCCATTCCGGCAGAGCAGTTCAAAAACGCCCAGGGCGAGCTGGAAATCCAGGTTGGTGACGAAGTTGACGTTGCTCTGGATGCAGTAGAAGACGGCTTCGGTGAAACCCTGCTGTCCCGTGAGAAAGCTAAACGTCACGAAGCTTGGATCACGCTGGAAAAAGCTTACGAAGAAGCTGAAACTGTGGTCGGTGTTATCAACGGCAAAGTTAAAGGCGGCTTCACTGTTGAGCTGAATGGTATTCGTGCGTTCCTGCCAGGTTCACTGGTAGACGTTCGTCCAGTTCGTGACACCCTGCACCTGGAAGGCAAAGAGCTTGAGTTCAAAGTAATCAAGCTGGACCAGAAGCGTAACAACGTTGTTGTTTCCCGTCGTGCCGTTATCGAATCCGAAAACAGCGCAGAACGCGATCAGCTGCTGGAAAACCTGCAGGAAGGCATGGAAGTCAAAGGTATCGTTAAAAACCTCACTGACTACGGCGCATTCGTTGACCTGGGCGGCGTTGATGGCCTGCTGCATATCACCGACATGGCGTGGAAACGCGTTAAGCACCCAAGCGAAATCGTGAACGTGGGCGACGAAATCACTGTTAAAGTGCTGAAGTTCGACCGCGAGCGTACTCGTGTATCCCTCGGCCTGAAACAGCTGGGCGAAGATCCATGGGTTGCTATCGCTAAACGTTACCCAGAAGGTACTAAACTGACTGGTCGCGTTACCAACCTGACCGACTACGGCTGCTTCGTTGAAATCGAAGAAGGCGTTGAAGGCCTGGTTCACGTTTCCGAAATGGACTGGACCAACAAAAACATCCACCCATCCAAAGTTGTTAACGTTGGTGATGTAGTGGAAGTTATGGTTCTGGATATCGACGAAGAACGTCGTCGTATCTCCCTGGGCCTGAAGCAGTGCAAAAACAACCCATGGCAGCAGTTCGCGGAAACCCACAACAAGGGCGACCGTGTTGAAGGTAAAATCAAGTCTATCACTGACTTCGGTATCTTCATCGGCCTGGACGGCGGCATCGACGGCCTGGTTCACCTGTCTGACATCTCCTGGAACGTTGCAGGCGAAGAAGCAGTACGTGAATACAAAAAAGGCGACGAAATCGCAGCAGTTGTTCTGCAGGTTGACGCAGAGCGTGAGCGTATCTCCCTGGGCGTTAAACAGCTCGCAGAAGATCCGTTCAACAACTGGGTTGCACTGAACAAGAAAGGCGCAATCGTAAACGGTAAAGTGACTGCAGTTGACGCGAAAGGCGCAACCGTAGAACTGGCTGACGGCGTTGAAGGTTACCTGCGCGCTTCTGAAGCTTCACGTGACCGCGTTGAAGATGCAACTCTGGTTCTGAGCGTAGGCGACGACGTTGAAGCTAAATTCACCGGCGTTGATCGTAAGAACCGTGCAATCAGCCTGTCTGTTCGTGCTAAAGACGAAGCTGATGAGAAAGATGCAATCGCAACTGTTAACAAACAGGAAGATGCAAACTTCTCTAACAACGCAATGGCTGAAGCTTTCAAAGCAGCTAAAGGCGAATAA
- the ihfB gene encoding integration host factor subunit beta, with the protein MTKSELIERLASQQSHIPAKAVEDAVKEMLEHMATTLAQGERIEIRGFGSFSLHYRAPRTGRNPKTGDKVELEGKYVPHFKPGKELRDRANIYGN; encoded by the coding sequence ATGACCAAGTCAGAATTGATTGAAAGACTTGCCAGCCAGCAATCGCATATACCTGCGAAAGCAGTGGAAGACGCTGTAAAAGAGATGCTGGAGCATATGGCTACCACTCTTGCACAGGGCGAGCGCATTGAAATCCGCGGTTTCGGTAGTTTTTCTCTGCACTATCGTGCACCACGCACCGGGCGTAACCCGAAGACTGGCGACAAAGTAGAGCTGGAAGGTAAATACGTTCCGCACTTCAAGCCAGGTAAAGAACTGCGCGATCGCGCCAATATTTACGGCAACTGA